In the genome of Nycticebus coucang isolate mNycCou1 chromosome 12, mNycCou1.pri, whole genome shotgun sequence, the window atctcttgaacccaagagtttgaggttgctaggagctatgatgccatgacaccctacccagggtgacagagtgagactatgtgtcaaaaaatttttttaattttatttaaaaaataaaataaaatgagagagttAGGTGCTGACATCAGAGTATATACAATAGTATTCAGCAAGTTCACCCTGATGCCAAAGCAAAACTGGAATTAGAAGTTGGAGACTCTATGTTCCCTAGTGACAAAGCCCTGCTCCCTACTTCCACTTGGACCATTGGCTACCCTGGACTCCTAATGATGAAGAACATAGCCTGGCCCACAGAAAATACAACATGACTAGTGCAGAGTTTCTCAAAGGGTGTCCAGAGAAACACTAATTAAAAAAACTCTAATCCCTAGGAAAAAAAGAGGTTCCTCCCTAACATAAGTTGATGGAAACAGGATACAATGGGGATGGAGTCCCTAGGATGTCCTAGTAGGTGCTTTGTATACAGCAAACTTTAATGGCAAACTTCCTAGATACATGTAAATCAACACCTCGCCCCCACATTACTCCCCAGGAAACTGAGCCTGTGTGCCTTACAGGTAGTGAGTGACTATCAAGATTTGTAAGCAGGTCTGCCTGGCCCCAAACCTGTTCGCTTTCCACTCCATCactgctgtatttatttatttatttatttagacagagtctctcactttgacacccttggtagagtgctagagtgtcatagctcacagcaacctcaaactcttgggctcaaatgatcttcttacctcagcctcccgagtagctgggactacaagcagcagcctccacaatgcctgaatatattatttttagagacaagggtctctctgttgttcaagctggtctcgaattcctgagctcaactaatccaactgccttggtctcccagagtgctaagattagaggTCTCAGTGCTGCTTTTAGACCAGCTACACACCTGGCCTAACCAGGTGAGAGAGTGAGGTGTTTCCCACCAGAACATCCACACAGTCAGGATGGACCTCCAAGCAGGAACGAGAGCCCCACCCACTGAGAGAGTTCCTTGCTCCTTTCTTCTGAGAAACCCTAAACATTACATCCATGCAGAAGCACTCACAGGACAAGCTACCCACTCCTCCTCCTACAGGAAGTGCTGGGTGGCCTACCAAGTTATAAAGAATGACAGATTTCTTCCTCTGGGTTACCTGGTTAGCTCCAAAGAGGACCAACCTGTTTGTCCCTGGGGCAGACTTACAAGCATTATCTACACAAATCTCAAGATTCGAAATGGTGTCTTCTTTCTTGGGGGGGGAATTCCACCCCCACAAACATTCCCATCCTCACTACCATCCACCCATTCCATCACCACAAAGCAAAGACTTCAACTTCCTTCAACCTTCTACCAGCTTGTTTTCTGAATCATTCCAGACAAGCACTGGGTCCAACTCTCCCAGAGAAAGACAGCTGCCTCGAAGAAGCAGGTGTAGACAGCCTCCTTCCAGCTCTGCCCAGTCCAGGGGAAATAAAGCCTGGGGGCCACACACTCCAACAACCACAGTCAAATTATGCCTGCACACATGCAATCAGAGAAACTGTTTCTTGCCCACGGCTATCCAGGGAGGAAGGACAGTCATAGCCAGAACCAACATTCTCACAGAGAAGACATACTTAGTGACCCGGCGTCACACACCtactcacagacacacactctcAGACCGACTGTTCTCTAGTAGAAATATATGCACACTCTGTCACTCACGTTCAACACAAACAAATAGCCTACTGGAAGCCAAGGTAATTCGTGAACAGATATCACCCTCACAGACACCAAAGCTGGGGAGACTGGCACAGTCAGCCATCACATGAACTCACTCACCAGAGCCCCTTTACACGCATGTGCATGTGCAAAGAGGTGCTCCTGGGCTCCCAGGGGCTTGGGAATTCTGCTCCCTTGATCCACTAGTCCCTATCAGGGAACCCAACAGCTTCTCCCAGCCACTTGCAGAGGTCCCTCCACTTTCACATAGCTTTACCACTTGAAAAACAGGCAACACACTTACCTCCAAGGCTCTCTCTTCCAGGCCCAAAAAGGGCCCAGAAGAAAAGGAACAAGGGTGCTGGGTCTCCTGTGTCTctgttgtttttggttgtgcCTCCGTACTCGTACTCCTTTCAGCGATCTGGACTCCCTTTTCCCCAAATTCCCTGCTGTCCACCCCAACCCCCAACCTTGAAGTCTGCACTGCCTGTCCCATCCTCAGTCGCGCCGCCTCCACGTGCCCCGCTCTTTTCTAGTTTCCTCCCTGGAGAGCGTTCCTCACGCACACGGCAGACGCCTGCATTCTGACGAACAAGTCCTACCAACTCCCGATCCTCCCCGTCTCCTGCCTTACCGGTCCCAGGGTGCGGGAAGGTGGGGTGGGTGCTCTACGCCAGTTCCAAGGAGTCCGCCCGGCGCTCCAACTCTTCCCGTGCGGTACCGCTGAGTCCCGGGATTCGGCTAGCGCACTGCGGGACAACAGGGCGTCAGCGCGCAGCGCCCCGGGCTGCGGCCCCCTGACCGACCGGCCAGGCGGGAGAAGGCGGGGCCGCGGCACGGAGCCCACCCCGCGCCGCCGGCCTGGGCGCGCGGAGGGAGGAGTTTTCCCAGAATGGGACTGCCGGGAAAACAGGGGAGATCCCTATTCCTGGAGGAGTGAGTCAAccgggagagaggaagggagcgCGGGGCACACGGAGCGGGCGGCGGGAGGAAGGGAAACGGTAAAGGGGCCGCGAGAAGCGCGGCGGGGcgagggggaaagaaagaggccGGGACGGGGCGCGCCGGGAACCTACGGTCCAAGGCGGGAACGTGCCGGCGGAGAGAAAAGAGCGGCCGGAGCACACGGCGTGAGTGGACAGCGGCCGACAGCGGTCCCGGGGAGGGTGCCCTACGGGGCCGCGGGTGGCGGCGCTGGCGCCACTCACCTGACGGGACGCGGCGGCGGCGGAGCCGGGAGCTGCgggccctccccaccccctggccTCAAGTTTGCGAGGAGGGCGCCTGGAATGTGCGGAATGAGGGCTGGTATGAGATGCGCGCAGCTGAGGGAGGGATCCGGAGGGAGTGGCGGCCCGGCCACCGGCACCTCGGGGAGGAGACTGCGAGCGCGGGCGGGCGGGGGCCGGGCTgccggcggggcggggcggggccagGGGCGGGCGCCGGCGGGCTGCGCGGAGCGGGCGGAGGGCACCGGGCAGGTCCCGGGTGGCGTGGACCCCTCGGCTCTGACCGCGGTTTCTGGATCCCGCCTTGGATCTCCCGCACGCGTACTTTGATCTCTCAGCGCCGACTCTTTCCCCCACTCCACGCCCCACTGTTCCTTCCCTTCCTGGCAGATTCCTGACTCCCTTTCCCAGGAGCCGAAGACCTTCCTTTTAACCCGGGGTGGAGGTGCCCCGTGGGTGGACGCGCCCCTGGCCTTCCGCCCTGCCACCCTCGGGGTCCGGTTGCCGGCCGGCGTCCTACGGCACAAGTCTGTGCAAGGCGGGGGAAGGGGCGGGCACCCGACGCGCAGGAAGGGCTGCTCCCTTCCCCGCGGCTCCCACCAAAGGACGCTCGCTCCGGGGAACCAGGAAGCAGGAACTCCCGGGCTCCATTCCCAGATCCACCCCCAGGGCCTCCACGCTTGCCCTCCCCGGCTTTAGCCCGTTCAGTCGTTCTcttctgtttgttgggatctgCAAAACTGTCGCTAAGAAGAGTAAACCACAAGGGAGAAAAGGAACTCAGTGTTAAGTCCGTGTGGCATGGCGTGAGACACCTACTGGGTTCACTCAATAAATACCCATCCAATACATATTCTGTGTCCACCAGATGCTGTAAAATAACGAGGGATAAGACCTCAGCACCCATCTTCAAAGACTTCATAATTTATCTGAGAAGACTCGGTGCGTAAAGCGGCATTACCATAAAGTGGGAGTCTGGGCTTTTAAACATGCCAAATGAATTGAGTCTGTCATGTTGAGAAGGAAGGGTGCTGGAAGCACATTGGGCTTCTGTTTGGAAATCCTCAGAAGAAATTGGCTTAAAGCAGTATGTGCTCAGGTAGCTCTGTCATCCACTTGGTTGGGAAACTGAAACCAAAGgactttgggctttttttttttattttttttatttttattaaatcatagctgtgtacattaatatgatcatggggcaccatacacttggttcatagatcgtttgacacattttcatcacactcgttaacatagctttcatagcattttcttagttattttgctaagacctttacattccacatttactaggattcgcACCGAATTAAtcttcctccctccacctacctcccccctccctcccctccgtttcccccttctccctattcttaggttgtaacggggttacagctttcatgtgaaggtcttacgttagtttcataataagggtgagtacattgggtactttttctgccattcttgagacactttactaagaagaatatgttccagctccatccatgtaaacatgaaagaggtaaagtctcccatctttttttaaggctgcatagtagaATAATCAAATCCAACCTCTTCTGAAGCATTATCCCTTAACTTTGTATTGCAGAGGTTGTCCAGATCTTATCTCCCATGCCAAACAGAAACTTCCTTGAAGACTGGATAAATGTTTGATTTATCTTATCTTTCACCCTGCACCAGCATGGTGCCTGGAATGGAGAACTGCATGATAAATGCTGAGTTGATGAAAAACATTTGCTATTgtggaaaatattgaaaagaaagcactataaatgtcaaaatttttttcagaagaaGTACTCCAAAAGTGTTTTGAACAATGACAATCATCTCTGGACTAAGTTTCCGGTCTTACAAGGAGAAGACTTTGAAGGAAGCAGCCCTCATTTGGATATATAAATTCTGGTATGCTTGTTAAATAATGAGTCATAACAAGGTTGGTTACACCTCAGACACATGAAAAGACTACAGTACAAGGTAGTGTATCAACACCACATGAAATATGAACTGTGAACACCCAACTATTTAAGTCAACAATAATTTGTTGAGTGTCTGTTGGCTTTGACACCATGCTCAATACAGGGATCGGTCCCTGCCTTCAAGAAGCTTACAGTCTAGGTAAGAAGAGAGACAATTAAGTTCAATGGGAACTGGAGGAGAAAACCAATAAAATTCAAGTTCCCCGGTAGCATTTGATCTACTCTTGAAGGATAAATGAGAGTTTGGTAAACTGAGACTGGAAACCCCACTTAAGTCATGTGGAGGAACATACAAAAGTGGGGTAGCCTGTATGCAAGGGGTGCTTAGGAAAGCATGGTAAACTGGAGTGGCTGAAGAATGAGATCAAAAGAAGTGGATACCAGATTGTAAAGATCATTGTATCCCATGCTAAAGATCTGGGCATCATAAAAGACATAGGAGTGACATAATCAGTGCCACCATCAGAAAGACTCTCTAGCAGTGGTCTTGGTGTTGGACTGGACACTCAAGGTGCCCTAAATCCAAGCAGTGGACCTAAggttggggagagagggaaggatctAGAAAACAGTCCAAAGGCAGGAGCAACAAACTCTTTGGCTGTGaaggtaagaaagaaaacaaaaattgctaTCTATGGAACAATAGATAGTGTGATTAactaagaactcaaaaaaaaCAGAGGAGTAGGGTGAAACAGAGTGAGTTCTGCCAGGTTCAGAGGGTTGAGAGGAAGGCAGGACAGAGTCCAGAGCTGAGACAGAAAAGCAGCCCTGGGGTGTGACCTTCAGCACAAACTACTGCGAGGAAAATATCCAAGAGCATCAGTGATCCAAACTGGAAAAGTATGTCTCCAAAATTTTAGCCTCCTGGGTCACACATGGTGACTCAagcttgtagtcctagcactctgggaggccgaggcaggtggattgcttgagatcaggagttcaagaccagcctgagaaagagtgagacccctgtctctactaaaaatataaaaactagccaggtgtagtggaacacacctgtagccccagctacttaggaggctgaagcaaaaggattgagGTTCATGTGAGCCctgatgatgccctggcactctacccagggtgacagagtaaaactctgtctcaaaaagaaaaaacaaaaacaaaattttggtCTCCTGGTCCATACACTTACTGGCTTCTAAAGACCTCTGCCCCTTTGAGGATTTCATGCTCTTAATCTGTTAGACCCTCTGAGTAAAGGAAAGTTATCAAGTATAAATATTCTGAAGGGTTAAGGACTGACTGCGATTTATACACACATCTACCCTTGGTGGGGAGGGAGACATTTACATTTCTTAAGGGACAGGACCCTAATTCATTGACCCTCAGGAATGACTGTACTGAGGGAAATACTTGGATGAGATGCATACGAATTTCCTCAAATTACATCATATAATCCATGATTTCCCTCACTTCTGGTGACCCAGACCACTCTATATCTGGTCCTACAAAAGGATCCTCCTCCCTCAAGCCCAATAAGGGTTGGTGTAGAAGGAGTAGGGCAGGAGTGGGGTCAGAGCTGGGTTCTATGTGGGTAGCTGTATCCTAAAGTCAAAGTTAAAATTCATATTAATTACTTTTCCCATATGTTGTTTGGTATTATAGtaaaacttctgtaagttgactaccgaagggactgtaacaaaccatTCAACAAACAGAGatgtcaacataaggaaataggcCTCTACTGTACTGGTACATAcaatgtggtacatgtccagtctatgaaaatcaggttaAGTTAAGAgggtggttaactatggaggaTCTGCTGTATATAGGATGATCCTATTGTTGAAAAAAGGAtggaaaagtattttaaagtgaTTATCTCTGAAGTTTTGTTGAGGGTTttctcaggccaggtgcagtggctcatacctgtaatcctagcactctgggaggctgaggtggttggattgcctgagctcatgagttcaagaccaccctgagccagagtgagacctcctctctaaaaatagctgggtgttgagtcaggcccggtggctcacgcctgtaatcccagcacttgggaggctgaggcgggtggattccctgagctcaccagtttgagaccaacctgggcaagaataacaccctgtctctaaaaaatcaccaagcactgtggcaggtgcctgtagtcccagctactcgggaggctgagacaagataatcacttgaacccaagagtttaaggttgctgtgagctaagatgccacagaattctatcaagggggacaaagtgacattctgtctcaaaaaaaaaaaaaaagctggctgttgtggcaggcacctgtagacccagctacttgggaggctgaggcaagagaatcacttaagcccaagagttggaggttgctgtgagctgggaccaTGGCACGCAACCatgggcaataaaatgagactctgtctcaaaggaaaaaaaaagaaagggttttctcattttttataacaaatttGTACTTTTATAATCAGAGGAAAATGTAACAACTATCTATGTAAGGCTTCCTTAATTTCTGCACATCTTTAAAACACAAACCTTCTCACATATATTAAAACATTGTGGTGCCTGCTTTGGGAACACTTGTGCTAAAATTAGATACAGAGAAAATTAGCATGGCCCTTCCCCACAGATGTTTTTTgaaacttaagaatttttttaattacattatatactgtgtatatatataaatctctttcttttggtttttttttttttttttttgagacagtctcattctgttgtctggattagagtgccatggtatcagcttagctcacagcaacctcagtctcctgggttcaagtgatcctcctgcctcagcctcccaggtaactgggactataggcacctgccacaacacctggctaatttttttatttttagtagagatgaggtcttgctcttgcttaggccggtctcaaactcctgaccttaagtgattgtcccacctcagcctctcagagtgctaggattgcaagtgagagccacagcacctggccaatttttatttttatttttttagacagaccctcactctgttgccctggagagagtgccatagtgtcatggctcacagcaacctcaaactcttgggctccaatgatccgcttgcctcagcttcctgagtagctgagactacaggcatgtgccagcacacccggctaatttttctatttttatttatttatttatttatttatttatttatttattttgagacagagcctcaagctgtcgccctggtagagttccatggcatcacagctcacagcaacctccaactgggcttaagtgattctcttgcctccgcctcccaagcaactgggactacaggcacccgccacaatgcccagctattttttgattgcagccatcattgttgtttggcgggctgggctggattcgaacccaccagctcaagtgtatgtggctggtgccttagctgcttgagccacaggcgctgagccataatttttccatttttagtagagatggtatctcactcttgctcaggctggtctcagactcctgagctcaagtaatccatctggctccgcctcccaaagcgataggattatagatatgagccacacATGCCTGGCCTACAATTTTTATTGgttaattataccttaataaagctaGCGTGAGATGGGGGAGAGAATTTATATAAAGccaaagaattcaatgaatggaTCTTTGAAGAAACACCAACATTTTAAAGTCCTCCAGACTTTTCATTAATCCACTcattattctaaatatttgtttcaACTATTGCTGACTAGCAGTTTATAGCTCTAGAAACTTTTTCTTTCCAATAAATCAAACCAtttccccaaaacaaacaaaaacctgacAACTAGATTAAACAGCCTAATAGGAATATTGTGAGAGAGGGTAAGGAAAGACTGTTTCCTAGTCTTTGGGTAAAAGGCAAATATCTTGTTTTTGAGATACCCCCAAATCTGTTGCCTGTCCACCTTCAAAGGTAGTATGtgggcttggcatggtggctcacatctgtaatcctagctctctgggaggcgcagaggtggatcacttgagttcaggaattcgaaaccagcctgagcaagagtgagacccagccaccatctctactaaagatagaaaaacgaGCCAGCtgttatgacaggtgcctgtaatcccagctactcaggaggctgaggcaagaggattgcttgagcataagagtttgaggttgctgtgagctgtgatgctagggcactctaccttgggccaactaagtgagactctgtctcaaaaaaaaaaaaaaaattcaagttgggggaaggagaagaatggGGAGAGGGATTGGTAAACAATCACCTACTGGGCACAGTGTAAGGATATAtgacacaccttctgggtgaggagcacaactacaacagggaccttacctaacacacAAAGACACTGGAACCTAATTgcttataccctcatattaatctgaaattaaagaaaaaaactttttaaaccaTGTGAAATTACTactactaaatttatttatcttcattctgTCATAAGACTAgagttttgggcagcgcctgtggctcaaggagtaggcgccagccccatatactggaggtggtgggttaagctcagccctggccaaaactgcaaaaaaaaaaaaaatgactagagttttaaaaatttacacatctcagggctggatgtggtggcccatgcctataatcccagcgctctgggaggttgaagcaggcagattgcctgagctgacgAGTTGAAGACCGGCCTGACctagagtgaaaccccgtctctaaaaaaacggccattgtggcaggtgcctatagtcccagctactctggaggctaaggcaagagaatcacttgagcccaggagtctaaggttgcagtgagctgtgatgcc includes:
- the LOC128561967 gene encoding uncharacterized protein LOC128561967 produces the protein MEIYIKDKVKERTLWHIAGNLIKFPPWRAFLTHTADACILTNKSYQLPILPVSCLTGPRVREGGVGALRQFQGVRPALQLFPCGTAESRDSASALRDNRASARSAPGCGPLTDRPGGRRRGRGTEPTPRRRPGRAEGGVFPEWDCRENRGDPYSWRSESTGREEGSAGHTERAAGGRETVKGPREARRGEGERKRPGRGAPGTYGPRRERAGGEKRAAGAHGIPDSLSQEPKTFLLTRGGGAPWVDAPLAFRPATLGVRLPAGVLRHKSVQGGGRGGHPTRRKGCSLPRGSHQRTLAPGNQEAGTPGLHSQIHPQGLHACPPRL